The genomic region TGAGCAAACTGCCAACCCCATCAGCCAAACCAATCATGCGCAGAATTTGTTGGGCAGTTTCAGGCGTTCCATAGAGCTTGAAGTCCATCGCGGCCATCGCTTCGCCCATAGCTTTAGCTTGGGCTACGCCAATTTCCACCTTAGCATGCATGCGAATCCGCTCAAGCTCTAATTCCTGAGCAACCCCAGCGTGAGCAGCTAAAGCTTCGGCTAAAGCTTTCTGACCTTCGGCTTCGGCAAGGGATTTGGCACGAACAGCATCGGCTTCAGCCAAACCACGCTCACGAATCGCCTCAGCTTCGACACGGGCGGCATCAGCTTTGGCCTTAATCACTTCAGCTTCGGCCAAACCTTGCGAAGCCACAGTTGCTTTGGTTGCTTCGGCGCGTAAGATTTCCGCATCAGACATCGCTTGGGCTTCAGTGCGACGAGCTTCGGCCATCTTAATTGCAGCACTTGCTTCGGCGGTTGCCTTTTTATTCAAGGCTTCAGCATCAGCTTCGGCCTGCTTAATTTGGCGGAAGGTTTCAAGCTCAACTTCATTTTTACGATTGATAATTTCGCGCTTGGCATCACGTTCAGCATTGATAATTTGAATTTGCGCTTCACGTTCAGCGGCAGCACGTTCTTGTACCGTAACCACGCCTTGCTCAGCGACTTCACGTTCGGCAGCAATCGCCAAACGATCTTTCTCAGCTTGTTCGAGCTTGGCTTGCTCTTGAGCCAAGGCCACTTGGCGTTCGCGGTCGGCCACTTGGACGGCTTGTTCACGCAGAACTTGGCTGCGCTGAACTTCGCGCTGGCGTTCTTGTTCGGCCAACTGAATTGCTTGTTGCTTGCGTTGTTCGGCCAACATAACCGCTTGTTCTTTGAGCTTTTCGGCTTCGGCGATGGTGCGTTCTTTTTCAACCCGACTTAATTCAGCAGCTTGTTGTTGTTCGTAGGCAACGCGTTCAGCAGCAGTGCGTTCCTCAGATTCGCGAATCAAAATTTCACGTTGTTGAGTGGCGCGGGCTTGCGATAAGTTTCGCTCTAAATTCAATTTTTCTTGATCAACATCAGCATTACGCCGAGTAATTTCCAATTCGCTGGAGCGTTCAATATCATTTTGTTCTTGCGAAGTCGAAGCATTACGTCGAGCAATTTCCAACTGTTTTTGGCGCTCGATCGTATTGCGTTCTTGCTCAGCCGTAGCATTGCGCTTGGCAATTTCAGTTTGGGTCATTTGATCAATTTCGTTGCGTTGTTTGAGCGCTTGCTGAATAACTTCGGCATTGGCGCGGGCCACTTGCGCCCCGAAGACATCATCAGTGCCAAAACTACCTTGGCGGGCGCTCTTTAATGTGGTAATTGAAACCGCTTCAAGCACCAAACCATTTTCAGCTAAATCGCTGCGCACCAAATTTTGCACCCGTTCAACAAATTTTTCACGCTCTTGGTGTAATGACATCAAGGTAAAGGTGGCAGCTACGTCGCGCAGCGCACCTTCCAATTTGCTTTCAACCAAACGTTTGACACTATCGGTATTAACTTCTTTACCACCGATAGTACGGGCAGCGCGTTCAATATCTTCAGCAATTGGATTAACTTTGATAAAGAAAATTGCCCGAATATCGGCATATTGGGGGTCGATCGTTAGCAACGCATTGGCTTCCGTTCGCTCGACATCAATATCCATCGTGCGCAAATCAACCCAAGTAATTTCATGAAAAGCTGGAATTACCCAGCTACCACCATTGAAAACAACCTTTGGTTTGCTGCCACCAGTCCGCACATAGGTACGGTCGGCAGGCGCTTTCACATAAAAGTGGTTGACCAAGGCAAAAAACACCACAACCAACAGAATCACGACCAGTAGGGTAATCCCGACTAACACTGCAATCTGTTCCATTAGCAATAACTCCTTATAACCCAGGATGGCAGCAATACTCTACTCAAACAGCCATCCTAGAGACGTTCCCTCGTAAAATGTTCCTTCTTTCAAAAAGCTATAAGCATCACATTCGAGTATTCCTCAAACTCAACCCAATATCTAAATACTAACGACCAAATTGTTTGGCAATAAAACAACGCTTGGTTTGATCGTATTCAACTAAAGCGACCTCAGTGTTGGTTGGTAATGGCTCACCAGTGGCTAATTGAGCAAATACCGTGTGCACTGTGCCATGAAGATCACGTACCTCTACTCGGCCATAAGTAACGCTAATCGTTGGGCTACTAACCCGCCCAACTCGCCCAACCAGTTGCTCAAAACCAACGATCAGGCTATTTTCAGGAGCTAATTTAGCGAATAGGCGACTGGTACGACTGGTTCCGACAAAGGCTAAAGGCAAACTCAACACCAAAACCACCGCAAAAAACCAACTGGGGTATACGCCATCAAATTGAAACGCTACCGCATTCAGCAGTAGCCCAATCAAACCAAACAGCGATAAAAAACTAACGAGGATAAACATCAGGGGCACTTTGCCAACCCCAAGCGTGTCGAGAGCGCCATCAAAAAAATCATGGCCATCGCTATCGATATCAGCATCGCTATCGTGGTCGCCGAAGCCGCCAACAATTTGCAAAACTGCAAAGACCAAGCCAAGGCCAAGACTAATTAAAAATGGTAAGTTGTACCACGTTGTCCATACCTTCATGGGCGTTTTCTCCACATCCTAGTGTAGCTTCTGTACGTGGTAATTATTAAAATGTTGCAGTGTATGAACTGCTGCGAGCGGTACACCAAGCATAGCACAAAAGCCAGATGCGACACAAGCGGCATGCTTGTGTTAAAATACGCAACATTGTGTTGTCGCCCAACGGCTCTAGCCGCGTTATCAACGCTGATTGCACACCGACGTGCTGCTTCTAGGCGTGGCTTTGGCTTTGTTAGTATCCAAACGCGAGGAGAGCAGTCGTATGCTCCGAACTCACACCTGCGGCGAGTTGCGCCGCGACCACATCGACCAAACCGTGACGTTAGCTGGTTGGGTTCATCGCCGCCGTGATCACGGCACGGTGCTCTTTTTAGATTTGCGTGATCGCTATGGCTTGACCCAAGTGATTGTTGATCCCTCGTCGAATCCCGAAGCTCGCGCCATACTTGATAGCATCAAAAATGAGTATGTGATTCAAGTCACTGGGCGGGTGCGCTCACGACTGGCTGGCGCAGAGAATGCCAATTTGGCAACTGGCGCAATCGAACTCGAAGTGCAAAGTGCCAAGATTCTCAACACCGCCAAA from Herpetosiphon gulosus harbors:
- a CDS encoding SPFH domain-containing protein; this encodes MEQIAVLVGITLLVVILLVVVFFALVNHFYVKAPADRTYVRTGGSKPKVVFNGGSWVIPAFHEITWVDLRTMDIDVERTEANALLTIDPQYADIRAIFFIKVNPIAEDIERAARTIGGKEVNTDSVKRLVESKLEGALRDVAATFTLMSLHQEREKFVERVQNLVRSDLAENGLVLEAVSITTLKSARQGSFGTDDVFGAQVARANAEVIQQALKQRNEIDQMTQTEIAKRNATAEQERNTIERQKQLEIARRNASTSQEQNDIERSSELEITRRNADVDQEKLNLERNLSQARATQQREILIRESEERTAAERVAYEQQQAAELSRVEKERTIAEAEKLKEQAVMLAEQRKQQAIQLAEQERQREVQRSQVLREQAVQVADRERQVALAQEQAKLEQAEKDRLAIAAEREVAEQGVVTVQERAAAEREAQIQIINAERDAKREIINRKNEVELETFRQIKQAEADAEALNKKATAEASAAIKMAEARRTEAQAMSDAEILRAEATKATVASQGLAEAEVIKAKADAARVEAEAIRERGLAEADAVRAKSLAEAEGQKALAEALAAHAGVAQELELERIRMHAKVEIGVAQAKAMGEAMAAMDFKLYGTPETAQQILRMIGLADGVGSLLNTAPAPLKELGNRLISRVLPNGNGDAEKSASNDNGLNLTAAQPVLREAALIASQYLNAEELQTLTVGAALEQVLGIASEEQQAVLHKVQGMLQLMPQLADQPLSSVLMLVQNS